The Leisingera caerulea DSM 24564 genome contains a region encoding:
- a CDS encoding acyl-CoA dehydrogenase C-terminal domain-containing protein, with protein sequence MPSYTAPAKDAQFILHDVLKVSGQDIPGYNELEPEFTGAVLEEAGKIASAVLHPLNVVGDTEGCRLENGVVYTPNGFKDAFEQVKEGGWPGIDMPEEFGGQNMPYVIGTAVGEFFSAANQAFTMYQGLTHGAASAILAHGTDAQKNTYLPKMVSCEWTGTMNLTEPHCGTDLGLMRTKAEPQDDGSFRISGQKIFISSGDHDMAENIVHLVLAKIPGGPEGIKGVSLFIVPKFLVNEDGSLGERNGVSVGKIEEKMGIHGNSTCVMNYDGAVGYLLGEEHKGMRAMFTMMNEARVGVGMQGLAQAEAAYQNALEYAKDRLQGRDVTGAKNPDGPADPLIVHPDIRRSLMDQKSFAEGARAFLLWGATLIDQAHRAGDKDADGLISLMTPVIKGFLTDQGYDMTVQAQQVYGGHGYIEEWGMSQYTRDARIAMIYEGANGVQALDLVGRKLGQHGGKYVLAFFDLVKSFCQENKDISEAYTKDFIKPLQAASKDLQAAGMFFMQNGMKDPNHALAGSYDFMHLFGQVCLGLMWAKMGKAAQEALDAGAGDAAFYETKLATGRYYMARRLPATKLHLARIESGADTVMALDADAF encoded by the coding sequence ATGCCTTCTTATACAGCCCCCGCCAAAGACGCCCAGTTTATTCTGCATGATGTCCTGAAGGTCTCTGGCCAGGATATCCCCGGGTACAACGAGCTGGAACCTGAATTCACCGGCGCCGTGCTGGAGGAAGCGGGCAAGATCGCCAGCGCAGTTCTGCACCCGCTGAACGTGGTGGGCGACACCGAAGGCTGCCGCCTGGAAAACGGCGTGGTCTACACGCCCAACGGGTTCAAGGACGCCTTTGAGCAGGTGAAGGAAGGCGGCTGGCCGGGCATCGACATGCCGGAAGAGTTCGGCGGCCAGAACATGCCCTATGTGATCGGCACCGCAGTGGGCGAGTTCTTCTCGGCCGCCAACCAGGCCTTTACCATGTACCAGGGCCTGACCCATGGCGCCGCCTCGGCGATCCTGGCGCATGGCACCGACGCGCAGAAAAACACCTATCTGCCCAAGATGGTGTCCTGCGAGTGGACCGGCACCATGAACCTGACCGAACCGCATTGCGGCACCGACCTGGGCCTGATGCGCACCAAGGCGGAACCGCAGGATGACGGCAGCTTCCGCATCTCGGGGCAGAAGATCTTCATCTCCTCCGGCGATCACGACATGGCGGAAAACATCGTGCACCTGGTGCTGGCCAAGATCCCCGGCGGCCCCGAGGGCATCAAGGGTGTCAGCCTGTTCATCGTGCCCAAGTTCCTGGTGAACGAGGACGGTTCGCTGGGCGAGCGCAACGGCGTCTCGGTCGGCAAGATCGAAGAGAAGATGGGCATCCACGGCAACTCCACCTGTGTGATGAACTATGACGGCGCGGTGGGCTACCTGCTGGGTGAAGAGCACAAGGGCATGCGCGCGATGTTCACCATGATGAACGAAGCGCGTGTGGGCGTCGGGATGCAGGGCCTGGCGCAGGCTGAGGCCGCCTATCAGAACGCTCTGGAATACGCCAAGGACCGCCTGCAGGGCCGCGACGTGACCGGTGCGAAGAACCCGGACGGCCCGGCCGATCCGCTGATCGTGCACCCGGACATCCGCCGCTCGCTGATGGATCAGAAAAGCTTTGCCGAGGGCGCGCGCGCGTTCCTGCTGTGGGGCGCCACCCTGATCGACCAGGCGCACCGCGCGGGCGACAAGGACGCCGACGGCCTGATCTCGCTGATGACGCCCGTGATCAAGGGCTTCCTGACCGATCAGGGCTATGACATGACCGTGCAGGCGCAGCAGGTTTATGGCGGCCACGGCTACATCGAGGAATGGGGCATGTCGCAATACACCCGCGACGCCCGCATCGCGATGATCTACGAGGGTGCCAACGGCGTGCAGGCGCTGGACCTGGTGGGCCGCAAGCTGGGCCAGCACGGCGGCAAATACGTCCTCGCGTTCTTTGATCTGGTGAAGAGCTTCTGCCAGGAAAACAAAGATATTTCCGAGGCATACACCAAAGACTTCATCAAACCCCTGCAGGCGGCTTCCAAGGATCTGCAGGCGGCCGGCATGTTCTTCATGCAGAACGGCATGAAAGATCCCAACCACGCGCTGGCGGGCTCTTATGACTTCATGCACCTGTTCGGCCAGGTCTGCCTGGGCCTGATGTGGGCCAAGATGGGCAAGGCGGCGCAGGAAGCGCTTGACGCGGGGGCCGGTGACGCGGCGTTCTATGAGACGAAACTCGCAACCGGCCGGTACTATATGGCACGGCGGCTGCCCGCGACCAAACTGCACCTGGCCCGCATCGAAAGCGGTGCGGACACGGTGATGGCCCTGGACGCGGACGCCTTCTGA